A region of Alosa alosa isolate M-15738 ecotype Scorff River chromosome 17, AALO_Geno_1.1, whole genome shotgun sequence DNA encodes the following proteins:
- the fgf23 gene encoding fibroblast growth factor 23: MMRRASSVLNMHSSFFALCLAALHGLPPVDGAPNHSPLLGSNWGNPRRYIHLQTTSDMNNFYLEISLNGQVRKTTSRGSYSVILLKAQTRQSVAILGVKSNRFLCMDTEGNLFSSPICKEEDCIFNHTLLENRYDVYYSARNGMLVNLDRAKQVYVAGQNLPPSAIFLPETNTIPLERLLHRGKRNRPPNPGDPYNTVVGSEDSQQEHDDGEANYASIENPTSLNDEDPFNVHISHGNVSPRVNGGVMGIPANI, encoded by the exons ATGATGCGCAGAGCTTCCTCCGTCCTGAACATGCACTCGTCCTTCTTCGCACTCTGCCTGGCGGCGCTTCATGGGCTGCCACCTGTGGACGGCGCACCGAACCATTCACCTTTGCTGGGCTCCAACTGGGGAAACCCGAGGAGATACATTCACCTCCAGACCACTTCGGACATGAACAACTTCTATCTGGAGATCAGTTTAAATGGACAAGTGCGAAAAACGACAAGCAGAGGTTCCTACA GTGTGATTTTATTAAAGGCTCAAACAAGACAAAGTGTAGCCATCCTAGGGGTGAAAAGTAACCGCTTCTTGTGCATGGATACAGAGGGGAATCTCTTCAGCTCG ccCATCTGCAAGGAGGAAGATTGCATTTTCAACCACACGCTTCTGGAAAACCGCTACGACGTGTACTACTCAGCCAGAAACGGTATGCTGGTCAACCTAGACCGGGCCAAGCAGGTTTATGTCGCTGGGCAAAACCTGCCTCCGTCGGCGATCTTCTTGCCAGAAACAAATACCATACCACTTGAGCGTCTTTTACACAGAGGGAAGAGGAACCGACCACCCAATCCAGGGGACCCATATAACACAGTAGTGGGCTCTGAAGACTCTCAACAGGAACACGACGATGGAGAAGCGAACTACGCCTCCATTGAGAATCCGACCTCCCTAAATGATGAGGACCCATTTAATGTTCACATCTCACATGGGAATGTCAGCCCCCGTGTTAATGGGGGTGTTATGGGCATACCTgccaacatttag
- the ccnd2b gene encoding G1/S-specific cyclin-D2b — MELLCLEKDTVVRAQQDPNLFFDDRVLQSLLTIEDRFLPQCPYFKHFQQDIKPFMRRMVATWMLEVCEEESCEEEVFPLAINYLDRYLAVVKTKKGCLQLLGAVCLFLASKLKESRPLTAEKLCLYTDNSITSQELLDWELVVLGKLKWNMAAVTPHDFIEHILHKLPLPEDKLSLIRKHAQTFIALCATDFSFAMYPPSMIATGSVGAAVCGLQLDRTDRMLHGDNLSELLAKITNTEVDCLKSCQEQIEQLLRSSLRESQERQQRQQQEALNRAASKGVDPQSQSSTPTDVRDINL; from the exons ATGGAGCTCCTCTGCCTCGAGAAGGACACAGTCGTCAGAGCTCAGCAGGACCCAAACCTTTTCTTTGATGACAGAGTATTGCAAAGTCTGCTAACTATTGAAGACAGGTTTCTACCCCAGTGTCCATACTTTAAACACTTTCAGCAGGATATTAAGCCGTTTATGAGGCGGATGGTTGCCACTTGGATGCTGGAG GTTTGTGAAGAAGAGAGCTGCGAGGAAGAAGTTTTCCCTTTGGCAATCAACTATTTGGATAGATATTTAGCAGTGGTTAAGACGAAAAAGGGCTGTTTGCAGCTTCTTGGAGCTGTATGCCTGTTTCTTGCATCGAAATTAAAAGAGTCTCGGCCATTAACTGCAGAAAAACTCTGCCTCTACACAGACAATTCAATCACATCACAAGAGCTCCTG GACTGGGAGCTGGTAGTGCTGGGGAAGTTGAAGTGGAACATGGCAGCTGTCACCCCACACGACTTTATCGAGCACATCTTACACAAGCTGCCCCTCCCCGAGGACAAGCTGTCGCTCATCCGGAAGCACGCACAAACCTTCATCGCTCTCTGCGCGACAG ATTTCAGCTTTGCTATGTACCCACCCTCCATGATCGCCACGGGCAGCGTGGGCGCTGCTGTCTGTGGCCTCCAGCTGGACCGGACCGACCGGATGCTGCACGGCGACAACCTGTCCGAGTTGCTGGCCAAGATCACTAACACGGAGGTG GACTGTCTGAAGTCCTGTCAGGAGCAGATTGAGCAGCTGTTGCGGAGCAGCCTGCGGGAGAGCCAGGAGAGGCAGCAGCGTCAGCAGCAGGAGGCCCTTAACCGGGCAGCCAGCAAAGGTGTGGACCCCCAGAGTCAGTCCAGCACCCCCACAGACGTCCGCGACATCAACCTCTGA
- the tigarb gene encoding fructose-2,6-bisphosphatase TIGAR B isoform X2 encodes MLTFAVTFVRHGETQYNKDKLLQGQGIDTPLSEVGLQQAEEAGQYLRELRFTKAFSSNLQRAQQTAEIILRNNIHSPGIGLISDALLRERGFGIAEGQPKDALKNMANAAGQSCRDFTPPGGETLDQVRTRFRKFLAGLFQSMMSDHGYPDQSTLADEPDAGESSAAVGCDGPFISLPDDGLAGVPLHVLVVSHGAYIRVAVRHLVEELESALPSGLKASQVFSACPNTGMCRFVVTLRSGETGSALSVLRCIFINRKDHLSASKETGE; translated from the exons ATGCTGACATTCGCTGTAACATTCGTTCGACA TGGTGAGACACAGTACAATAAGGACAAGCTGTTGCAAG GACAGGGGATCGACACACCGCTCTCAGAGGTGGGCCTTCAACAAGCGGAGGAGGCGGGACAGTACCTCAGAGAGCTGCGCTTCACTAAGGCTTTCTCCAGCAACCTGCAGCGAGCCCAGCAG ACAGCTGAAATCATtttgaggaataacattcattCCCCTGGCATAGGGCTGATCTCCGATGCCTTACTTCGCGAAAGG GGTTTCGGTATCGCAGAGGGACAACCAAAGGATGCCCTGAAGAACATGGCCAATGCAGCTGGCCAGTCCTGCCGAGATTTCACACCTCCAGGTGGAGAGACCTTAGATCAG GTCCGAACAAGGTTCAGGAAGTTCCTCGCGGGTCTGTTCCAGAGCATGATGTCCGATCATGGCTACCCAGACCAAAGCACCTTGGCTGACGAGCCAGATGCGGGAGAGTCCTCAGCCGCGGTCGGCTGCGACGGTCCATTCATCAGCCTTCCGGACGACGGTCTCGCTGGCGTGCCCCTTCACGTGTTGGTGGTCAGCCATGGCGCCTACATCCGCGTGGCAGTGCGCCACCTTGTGGAGGAGCTGGAGAGTGCGCTGCCCTCTGGCCTCAAGGCCTCGCAGGTCTTCTCGGCCTGTCCCAACACGGGCATGTGCCGCTTCGTGGTGACGCTGCGGAGCGGTGAGACCGGCTCGGCACTCTCAGTCCTCCGCTGCATCTTCATCAACCGCAAAGACCACCTGAGTGCCAGCAAAGAGACCGGAGAGTAG
- the tigarb gene encoding fructose-2,6-bisphosphatase TIGAR B isoform X1, translated as MLTFAVTFVRHGETQYNKDKLLQGQGIDTPLSEVGLQQAEEAGQYLRELRFTKAFSSNLQRAQQTAEIILRNNIHSPGIGLISDALLRERGFGIAEGQPKDALKNMANAAGQSCRDFTPPGGETLDQCVYNSTQVRTRFRKFLAGLFQSMMSDHGYPDQSTLADEPDAGESSAAVGCDGPFISLPDDGLAGVPLHVLVVSHGAYIRVAVRHLVEELESALPSGLKASQVFSACPNTGMCRFVVTLRSGETGSALSVLRCIFINRKDHLSASKETGE; from the exons ATGCTGACATTCGCTGTAACATTCGTTCGACA TGGTGAGACACAGTACAATAAGGACAAGCTGTTGCAAG GACAGGGGATCGACACACCGCTCTCAGAGGTGGGCCTTCAACAAGCGGAGGAGGCGGGACAGTACCTCAGAGAGCTGCGCTTCACTAAGGCTTTCTCCAGCAACCTGCAGCGAGCCCAGCAG ACAGCTGAAATCATtttgaggaataacattcattCCCCTGGCATAGGGCTGATCTCCGATGCCTTACTTCGCGAAAGG GGTTTCGGTATCGCAGAGGGACAACCAAAGGATGCCCTGAAGAACATGGCCAATGCAGCTGGCCAGTCCTGCCGAGATTTCACACCTCCAGGTGGAGAGACCTTAGATCAG TGTGTATATAACTCTACCCAGGTCCGAACAAGGTTCAGGAAGTTCCTCGCGGGTCTGTTCCAGAGCATGATGTCCGATCATGGCTACCCAGACCAAAGCACCTTGGCTGACGAGCCAGATGCGGGAGAGTCCTCAGCCGCGGTCGGCTGCGACGGTCCATTCATCAGCCTTCCGGACGACGGTCTCGCTGGCGTGCCCCTTCACGTGTTGGTGGTCAGCCATGGCGCCTACATCCGCGTGGCAGTGCGCCACCTTGTGGAGGAGCTGGAGAGTGCGCTGCCCTCTGGCCTCAAGGCCTCGCAGGTCTTCTCGGCCTGTCCCAACACGGGCATGTGCCGCTTCGTGGTGACGCTGCGGAGCGGTGAGACCGGCTCGGCACTCTCAGTCCTCCGCTGCATCTTCATCAACCGCAAAGACCACCTGAGTGCCAGCAAAGAGACCGGAGAGTAG